One Streptomyces sp. CG4 genomic window, TTCCGTAGGTCTCCGCCTCGGTGTCGAACCACACCGAGTCGGGACCGGCGACGGCCACGGTCCGCCCCTCGTGCTTGTGCACCCAGGGCACCACCCGGCCGTAGGAGAACCGCATCCGCAGGGCCGAGCGCATCGGCACCCGGCCGGTGACGCCCTCCACGATCCGGATCAGCTGCGGAGCGCCCTCACGCGGGGGCATGAAGTCCGTCACCCGGACCGTGCCGCGTGGGGTGTCCCACTCCGACTCCAGGATCAGCGAGTCACCGCGGTAGCTGCGCCGGGTGGCCGTCGGCGGAGCCGAGTCGGCGGCGTGCGCCGGGCCGAGCCGCCAGAAGCCGTGTTCCTCGGTGCCCAGCAGGCCGGCGAAGATGGCATGCGAGTCGAAGCGGGGCAGGCACAGCCAGTCCACTGTGCCGTCCCGGCAGACCAGTGCGGCGGTCTGCATGTCTCCGATGAGTGCGTAGTCTTCGATGCGCCCGGCCACGTGCAACTCCAGTCGAACGGCCACGTCACCCCCGCGCAGGGGGCGGTCGCTAGTGCGGTCAAGGGGTCGTTGTTATGCGTCGTTGAGCGGTGAAGCAAAGCAGCCCGCCGAGCCCTGAGGCAACACGACAGTCTTTGCTCAACGAACTGCCGCGCGCTCGTTGTTTCCGGGTGATGCAGGCGGGGGTGTGCCCTCGGTCCGGCCGGGCACGGCAGCGAGTGTCCGAGCAGGATACGACGCACGTAGATGATCTGCGTGCCCCTCGGGGCAACCCGTGTGGGCCGAACGGGTGAGCAGCGGGTAATAACCGTGTGACCTGGGCGTGCCTGTGCTGACACGGACGGTGAGACATTTTGTGCCCGGACATGCGCGGAGCGTGGCCGGAAGCCATCTCGTCCAGGCGCTGATACCCTGGTAGCCCGTGGACCGGTGGGCCTGAAACCCCCGAACCGCAGCGACGGCACCCCCGGAAATCGCCGGGCAGGCAGCCGCACCGCATCACAGACAGCGACCACGGGAGCCCCCTCTTGGCCATGCCGCCCAGTGCTTTTCGATCGAGCACAGCCACGACGACCAAGCACATCTTCGTCACCGGGGGCGTCGCCTCCTCGCTCGGCAAGGGCCTGACCGCCTCCAGCCTGGGCATGCTGCTCAAGGCCCGCGGTCTGCGCGTCGTGATGCAGAAGCTGGATCCGTACCTCAACGTCGATCCGGGCACGATGAACCCCTTCCAGCACGGTGAGGTCTTCGTCACCAACGACGGCGCCGAGACCGACCTGGACATCGGACACTACGAGCGCTTCCTCGACCGCGACTTGGACGGCAGCGCCAATGTCACTACGGGCCAGGTCTACTCGACCGTGATCGCCAAGGAGCGGCGCGGCGAGTACCTCGGTGACACGGTGCAGGTCATCCCGCACATCACCAACGAGATCAAGCACCGCATCCGCCGTATGGCCACCGACGAGGTGGACGTCGTCATCACCGAGGTCGGCGGCACGGTCGGCGACATCGAGTCACTGCCGTTCCTGGAGACCGTCCGCCAGGTCCGCCACGAGGTCGGCCGGGACAACGTCTTCGTCGTGCACATCTCGCTGCTGCCGTACATCGGCCCGTCCGGCGAGCTGAAGACCAAGCCGACCCAGCACTCCGTCGCCGCGCTGCGCAACATCGGTATCCAGCCCGACGCGATCGTGCTGCGCTGCGACCGCGAGGTGCCGACCGCGATCAAGCGCAAGATCTCGCTGATGTGCGACGTCGACGAGGCCGCCGTGGTCGCCTGCCCCGACGCCCGCTCGATCTACGACATCCCGAAGGTCGTGCACACCGAGGGCCTGGACGCCTACGTCGTGCGCAAGCTCGACCTGCCGTTCCGGGACGTCGACTGGACGACCTGGGACGACCTGCTGGACCGCGTCCACAACCCCGACCACGAGATCACCCTCGCCCTGGTCGGCAAGTACATCGACCTGCCCGACGCCTACCTCTCGGTCACCGAGGCGCTGCGCGCCGGCGGCTTCGCCAACAAGGCCCGCGTCAAGATCAAGTGGGTCACCTCGGACGACTGCAAGACCCCGGCCGGCGCCAAGGCGGCGCTCGGCGACGTCGACGGCATCTGCATCCCCGGCGGCTTCGGCGACCGCGGTGTGCTCGGCAAGGTCGGCGCCATCCGCTTCGCCCGCGAGAACAAGATCCCGCTGCTCGGCCTCTGCCTGGGCCTGCAGTGCATCGTGATCGAGGCCGCGCGGAGCCTGGCCGACATCCCGGACGCCAACTCCACCGAGTTCGACCCGGCCACCGGTCACCCGGTGATCTCCACCATGGCCGAGCAGATGGACATCGTCGCCGGTGAGGGCGACATGGGCGGCACCATGCGGCTCGGCATGTACCCGGCCAAGCTGGCCGAGGGCTCGATCGTGCGCGAGGTGTACGACGGCAAGGAGTACGTCGAGGAGCGCCACCGCCACCGCTACGAGGTCAACAACGCCTACCGCGCGGAGCTGGAGAAGAAGGCGGGCATCCTGTTCTCCGGCACGTCGCCCGACGGCAAGCTCGTGGAGTACGTCGAGTATCCGCGCGAGGTGCACCCTTACCTGGTCGCCACCCAGGCGCACCCCGAGCTGCGCTCGCGGCCGACGCGTCCGCACCCGCTCTTCGCCGGCCTGGTGAAGGCCGCCGTCGAGCGGAAGATCGCGAAGTAGCACAGGAGTTGTACGGTGGCCGGGGCGCGCGGACGCAGAAAGACCGCGCCCCGGCCGCCGGTGCACGTGTGGAGGGACAGGGCATGACGATCAAGGACACCCCCGAGGCATGGGAGATCCGGGCGACGGAGACCCCCTTCGTGGGCAACAAGACCTCCGTCCGCACGGACGAGGTGGTCATGCCCGACGGCTCGGTGGTCCGCCGCGACTACCAGGTCCACCCCGGCTCGGTCGCCGTCCTCGCCCTGGACGAGGAGGACCGGGTGCTGCTCATCAAGCAGTACCGCCACCCGGTGCGGCACAAGCTGTGGGAGATCCCGGCCGGCCTGCTCGACATCCCCGGTGAGAACCCGCTGCACGCCGCCCAGCGCGAGCTGTACGAGGAGGCGCACGTCAAGGCCGAGGACTGGCGGGTGCTGACCGACGTCTACACCACGCCCGGCGGCTGCGACGAGGCCGTACGGGTCTTCCTCGCCCGTGGCCTGTCCGAGGCCCAGGGCGAGCGCTTCGAGGCGGAGCACGAGGAGACCGACATGCAGTACGCGCGCGTGCCGGTCGAGGAACTGGTGCGCGGCGTCCTGGCCGGCGATGTGCACAACAACTGCCTGGTCGTCGGCGTCCTGTCCCTGGTGGCCGCCCGCAGCGGCGACGGCCTCGACGCGCTCCGCCCGGCCGACGCCCCCTGGCCGGCCCGCCCGTTCACGGCCTGAGCCGCACCCGTTCGGCTGACTGGTGTGACGATCGCCTGATCCGATCAGGGGATCCGTCCGCCGCGCTCCTCACAGCACGTCGCAGAGCGTGAACTAGGCTCGTGTACGCCCGTTGCGGAAGATCCGGCGGGCTTGCGTGTGCGGTGGGACGGGAGCGTGGCCCGTGACGGATCAGGTGGTGGACACAGGCGGCGTGCGGCTGTCGGCGCGCGAGAGCGCGGAAGACCATTTCCTGGGCCGTACAAGGGAGTTGAAGGAGCTGCGCGCCGACATCGAGCGCGCGGGACTGGACACCCTCTCCGGCCGCAAAGCCCCTCGCGCGCGCGTGCTCCTGATCGCGGGCCGCCCCGGCTCCGGCCGCACCGCCCTCGCCGAGGAACTCGTACGCCAGGTGGCGGACCGCTACCCCGACGGGGTGCTGCGGGCCCGGCTCAGCGAGCCCGACGGCACCCCCGTCCCGGTCGGGCACGTCGCCCGTCAGCTGCTCGCCGCGCTGGAGCGGTCGGCCCCGGCCGGCGCCGCCGAGGACGAGCTGACCGGGGTGCTGCGCGCCGCCCTCGCCGACCGGCGCACACTGCTGCTGCTGGACGACGCGGCCGGCGCCGAGCAGGTCGACGCGCTGCTCCCGGACGCCCCGGAGTGCCTGGTGGTGGCCGTCTCCTCGGGCCCGCTGACCGGTATCGCGGACGTCCGCCCCTGCACCCTGGGCGGCCTGGACACCAAGTCCGCGGTGGAACTGCTCACCCGCTACACCGGCGCGGTCCGCATCACGGTCGACCCGCGCTCCGCCGAGAGCCTGGTGGAAGCCTGCCACGGGCATCCGGCCTCGCTCGTGCTGGCCG contains:
- a CDS encoding NUDIX hydrolase, yielding MTIKDTPEAWEIRATETPFVGNKTSVRTDEVVMPDGSVVRRDYQVHPGSVAVLALDEEDRVLLIKQYRHPVRHKLWEIPAGLLDIPGENPLHAAQRELYEEAHVKAEDWRVLTDVYTTPGGCDEAVRVFLARGLSEAQGERFEAEHEETDMQYARVPVEELVRGVLAGDVHNNCLVVGVLSLVAARSGDGLDALRPADAPWPARPFTA
- a CDS encoding CTP synthase, translated to MPPSAFRSSTATTTKHIFVTGGVASSLGKGLTASSLGMLLKARGLRVVMQKLDPYLNVDPGTMNPFQHGEVFVTNDGAETDLDIGHYERFLDRDLDGSANVTTGQVYSTVIAKERRGEYLGDTVQVIPHITNEIKHRIRRMATDEVDVVITEVGGTVGDIESLPFLETVRQVRHEVGRDNVFVVHISLLPYIGPSGELKTKPTQHSVAALRNIGIQPDAIVLRCDREVPTAIKRKISLMCDVDEAAVVACPDARSIYDIPKVVHTEGLDAYVVRKLDLPFRDVDWTTWDDLLDRVHNPDHEITLALVGKYIDLPDAYLSVTEALRAGGFANKARVKIKWVTSDDCKTPAGAKAALGDVDGICIPGGFGDRGVLGKVGAIRFARENKIPLLGLCLGLQCIVIEAARSLADIPDANSTEFDPATGHPVISTMAEQMDIVAGEGDMGGTMRLGMYPAKLAEGSIVREVYDGKEYVEERHRHRYEVNNAYRAELEKKAGILFSGTSPDGKLVEYVEYPREVHPYLVATQAHPELRSRPTRPHPLFAGLVKAAVERKIAK